A region of Maridesulfovibrio sp. DNA encodes the following proteins:
- the hflK gene encoding FtsH protease activity modulator HflK, producing the protein MNWDWDKLSEQRQRNKGGGGTPKPPNVDDINSTIKKLRGTGVPGGKFIIIGIILLWFLSGVYIVEPDEVGVVTRFGKYVDTTSPGPHYHLPIPIESVMKPKVTQIRRVEVGFRSYGSSRSFTQGQSRNVPEESLMLTGDENIVDVQFIVQYQIKDPVNYLFEVSNQPKTIQDAAEAAMREIIGKTKIELALTTGKLQIQTETRGLLQSIVDRYQLGVNVLAVQLQNVHPPNEVVDAFKDVASAREDKSRYINEAEAYRNDILPKARGQAAVMVNKAEAYKESKIRLAEGQAKRFMAVYKEYKKAKDITVKRMYLETMQNILSYPSIEKVILSNDAAQKTLPFLSLDGKGLPINTGKK; encoded by the coding sequence ATGAACTGGGACTGGGACAAATTATCTGAACAACGGCAGAGGAATAAAGGCGGAGGAGGAACTCCTAAACCGCCTAATGTGGATGATATCAACTCCACGATCAAAAAACTCCGCGGAACCGGCGTGCCGGGCGGGAAATTTATCATCATCGGCATCATCCTGCTCTGGTTTCTTTCCGGGGTGTATATTGTTGAACCGGATGAAGTCGGTGTGGTAACAAGGTTCGGTAAATACGTGGATACCACCTCACCCGGACCGCATTACCACCTGCCGATTCCCATTGAATCGGTCATGAAGCCTAAAGTCACACAAATCAGACGTGTGGAAGTGGGTTTCCGTTCCTATGGTTCTTCGCGCTCCTTCACCCAAGGACAGTCGCGCAATGTACCCGAGGAATCCCTCATGCTGACCGGTGACGAGAACATTGTCGATGTTCAGTTCATCGTACAATACCAGATCAAAGATCCGGTGAACTATCTTTTCGAAGTCAGCAACCAACCGAAAACCATTCAGGATGCTGCCGAAGCAGCCATGCGTGAAATTATCGGTAAAACCAAGATCGAACTGGCCCTGACTACCGGTAAGCTCCAAATTCAGACTGAAACACGTGGCCTGCTGCAAAGCATTGTGGACCGCTACCAACTCGGAGTGAATGTACTGGCAGTACAGTTGCAGAACGTGCATCCGCCGAACGAAGTTGTGGACGCCTTTAAGGACGTTGCATCGGCCCGTGAGGACAAAAGCCGTTACATCAACGAAGCGGAAGCATACCGCAACGACATCCTGCCCAAGGCAAGAGGTCAAGCAGCGGTTATGGTTAACAAAGCGGAAGCCTACAAGGAATCTAAAATCCGCCTTGCGGAAGGTCAGGCCAAGCGTTTCATGGCTGTGTACAAGGAATACAAAAAGGCCAAAGACATCACGGTTAAACGTATGTACCTTGAAACCATGCAAAACATCCTTTCCTATCCGAGCATAGAAAAAGTGATTCTTTCCAACGATGCGGCCCAAAAAACACTTCCTTTCCTTTCTCTGGACGGAAAGGGACTTCCCATCAACACCGGCAAAAAATAG
- the hflC gene encoding protease modulator HflC: MSLLKKGSAPLAILIIVAVLGIAQSAYIVKQTEKAIVLQLGKPKSGPMGPGLHFKLPFVQNVIYFDSRLLEYDARPAEILTKDKKNMVVDNYSKWRISDPLQFYRTVRSIPRAQARLDDIIYAELRVALGRYTLIEIISSDRTSIMEEVTQTSNALLKPYGIEVLDVRIKRTDLPPENARAIYGRMRAERERMAKQYRSQGSEAAARITAQADKERTILFADANLKSDILRGEGDAIATKTYAESFGKDPRFYEFQKSLEAYEKGFRAGKTKLILSQDNPFLKYMK; this comes from the coding sequence ATGAGTTTACTCAAAAAAGGTTCCGCTCCCCTGGCAATACTAATTATTGTTGCCGTACTGGGGATTGCACAGAGTGCATATATTGTTAAGCAGACCGAGAAAGCCATTGTGCTCCAGCTTGGTAAGCCCAAATCTGGACCCATGGGACCGGGGCTGCATTTCAAGCTGCCCTTTGTCCAGAACGTGATCTACTTTGATTCACGCCTTCTGGAATATGATGCCCGTCCGGCTGAAATCCTGACCAAAGATAAAAAGAACATGGTTGTGGACAACTACTCCAAGTGGCGCATAAGCGATCCCTTGCAGTTCTACCGCACCGTGCGCTCCATCCCCCGTGCCCAGGCCCGGCTGGATGATATTATCTACGCGGAACTCCGTGTTGCCCTCGGTCGCTATACTTTGATCGAAATCATCTCCAGTGACCGTACTTCCATAATGGAAGAAGTCACCCAGACCTCCAATGCCCTACTTAAGCCTTACGGTATTGAAGTCCTTGATGTTCGCATCAAGCGTACGGATCTGCCGCCTGAAAACGCCCGTGCTATTTACGGACGCATGCGCGCAGAACGTGAACGTATGGCCAAACAATATCGCTCACAGGGTAGCGAAGCAGCGGCCCGCATCACTGCACAGGCCGACAAGGAAAGAACCATCCTGTTTGCTGATGCGAACCTCAAGTCCGACATCCTACGAGGTGAAGGTGATGCAATCGCGACCAAAACCTATGCCGAAAGCTTTGGTAAAGACCCGCGTTTCTATGAATTCCAGAAATCTCTCGAAGCCTACGAGAAAGGATTCAGAGCTGGAAAAACGAAGCTGATCCTCTCGCAGGACAACCCGTTCTTGAAGTATATGAAATAA
- a CDS encoding radical SAM protein — protein MGYRYVFGPVFSGRIGRSLGLDLLGRRICSMDCVYCEVGKTDLLSSERDVYVPAADILEELEKWKQEGHQPPEVITLGGLGEPTLNAEMPEIIRGIKKLFPSMPVAVLTNATTMTDPEVRKELLEADVVLPSMDSLVASEFRAINRPCKGTDPTAIAKALIEFRKEFNGKIFLEVLLSRGYNDSDENLSLMKDFCAELAPDRIDVVTLSRPGTLDKAGPVNSETLGRWKKVLDAAPCKDRDCGPETGAKKRSGVETLAHVQGEDSHAFDRIQASIMRRPQTAQQLSGALEIPLDKVNQVLVELEKSGRLHVRQTGNDIYYDCRLDGES, from the coding sequence ATGGGTTATAGATATGTCTTCGGACCGGTTTTTTCCGGTAGGATAGGGCGTTCACTGGGGCTGGACCTTCTTGGTCGCAGGATTTGCTCCATGGATTGTGTGTACTGCGAAGTAGGCAAAACCGACCTGCTTTCCAGTGAGCGTGATGTTTATGTACCAGCGGCTGACATTCTTGAGGAATTGGAGAAATGGAAGCAGGAGGGGCATCAGCCGCCCGAGGTTATAACGCTGGGTGGGCTGGGAGAGCCGACCCTCAATGCAGAGATGCCGGAAATAATTCGCGGCATAAAAAAACTTTTCCCGTCCATGCCAGTGGCCGTGCTGACAAACGCGACCACCATGACGGACCCCGAAGTGAGAAAGGAACTGCTGGAAGCTGATGTGGTGCTTCCATCCATGGATTCCCTTGTTGCTTCGGAATTCAGGGCCATAAACAGGCCGTGCAAAGGGACTGACCCCACGGCAATTGCCAAAGCCCTGATCGAATTCCGCAAGGAGTTCAACGGTAAGATTTTTCTGGAAGTGCTCCTTTCACGGGGATACAACGATTCGGATGAGAACCTTTCTCTTATGAAAGATTTTTGTGCCGAGCTTGCCCCGGACCGCATTGATGTGGTCACACTTTCGCGTCCCGGTACTCTGGATAAGGCCGGTCCGGTTAATTCCGAGACCCTAGGCCGCTGGAAAAAGGTTCTTGATGCCGCGCCCTGCAAAGACAGGGATTGCGGACCTGAGACCGGCGCAAAGAAAAGGAGCGGTGTGGAGACTCTGGCCCATGTGCAGGGCGAAGACTCCCACGCATTTGACCGGATTCAGGCTTCTATCATGCGCAGGCCGCAAACAGCGCAACAGCTTTCCGGAGCCCTTGAGATTCCCTTGGATAAGGTGAATCAGGTGCTCGTGGAACTGGAAAAAAGCGGCAGACTGCACGTCAGGCAGACAGGAAATGACATCTATTACGATTGCAGGCTTGACGGAGAATCATGA
- the glf gene encoding UDP-galactopyranose mutase: protein MEYKHIIVGAGITGCTVARHIADNMGEKVLVIDKRNHIGGNCHSQIDEETGIEIHSYGTHIFHTKERRVWDFLNRFTEFNSYRHKVVTTYKGRTFHMPVNLQTINSFFGISLKPHEVGDFIASKSAQENIINPQNLEEKAISLIGRELYEAFVKGYTLKQWECDPKELDASIITRLPFRHTYECDYFTDRYQGLPWNGYTKMFERMLDHELIETRLNSDFFELKNELPQDCRIYYSGPIDKYFNYCHGELTWRSLRFEYRVEDVPDYQGTSVMNYADIDVPYTRIHEYRHLHPEHENKSKRTVTAREFSMKWKQGDEPYYPVNTDADRNRLELYLEEASGLDKVHFLGRLGRYKYYDMDKAVLAALEFCDGNLK, encoded by the coding sequence ATGGAGTATAAACATATCATAGTAGGTGCCGGAATTACCGGTTGTACTGTTGCCAGACACATTGCTGATAACATGGGCGAGAAAGTCCTTGTCATCGACAAACGCAACCACATCGGGGGCAACTGTCACAGCCAGATTGATGAAGAGACAGGAATAGAAATCCACAGCTACGGCACCCATATTTTCCATACCAAAGAGCGGCGCGTCTGGGATTTCCTGAACCGCTTCACAGAATTCAACAGCTATCGCCACAAGGTAGTGACCACCTATAAAGGCCGGACCTTCCATATGCCGGTCAATTTGCAGACCATCAATTCCTTTTTCGGGATCAGCCTGAAGCCACACGAGGTGGGCGACTTCATCGCCAGCAAGAGCGCACAGGAAAACATTATCAATCCTCAAAACCTTGAAGAAAAAGCCATCAGCCTCATCGGGCGTGAATTGTATGAAGCATTCGTAAAAGGCTACACCCTAAAACAGTGGGAATGTGATCCCAAAGAGCTGGATGCATCCATCATCACAAGGCTGCCCTTCCGGCATACCTATGAATGCGACTACTTCACCGACCGCTATCAGGGGCTGCCGTGGAACGGATATACCAAAATGTTCGAACGCATGCTGGACCATGAACTCATAGAAACACGGCTGAACTCTGATTTCTTTGAATTGAAAAACGAACTGCCGCAGGACTGCAGAATCTACTACAGCGGACCGATAGACAAATACTTCAACTACTGCCACGGGGAACTCACATGGCGTTCCCTGCGCTTTGAATACCGGGTGGAAGACGTTCCCGACTATCAAGGGACCTCTGTCATGAATTACGCCGATATAGACGTTCCCTACACCCGCATTCATGAATATAGGCACCTGCACCCGGAACACGAAAACAAAAGCAAGCGAACGGTCACAGCCCGCGAATTTTCCATGAAATGGAAGCAGGGAGATGAACCGTACTACCCGGTAAACACGGACGCAGACCGCAACCGTCTGGAGTTATATTTAGAGGAAGCGTCAGGACTTGATAAAGTGCATTTTCTCGGCAGGCTGGGCCGCTACAAGTACTACGACATGGATAAAGCCGTGCTGGCGGCACTGGAATTTTGCGACGGGAATCTTAAATAA
- a CDS encoding Rne/Rng family ribonuclease: protein MTGKKQKKKEKMFISVLPGEQVEVALTQEGQVIEYYVEMLHQAKTKGNIYKGYIHNIDAALQAAFINYGAERNGFLQVDEVHPEYYQGVYKLKKGHRYPLLQKVLKPGQEIFTQVVKEPTGKKGAFLSSYLSIPGRYFVLTPGREQIGISRKIEDEKERERLKELIEEVNPGVGVGVIVRTASKGQSKSALRRDFKFLTRLWNDIREKGQDAKPPSLVYEEMGLAARAVRDYLSSDVVEIWVDDQETLEQVKKLATLSFPRRSNLVKLHSDTDKSLWERFNLVRQIEQIYGREVNLPSGGRLVFDQTEALTAIDINSGKIGGERNFKEMALKTNKESAEMIARQLKLRDLGGQVVIDFIEMKDPKHCREVEKTMRAALKGDRARTDVGRISRFGLMELVRQRLGSSAIAVSTEACPCCDGTGIRRNMEWQAMQALKDIYRMLRKPTAESPLVYEAEEELSLYLLNHKRDAIIEYEKMFDTKINIEIQWNE, encoded by the coding sequence ATGACAGGTAAAAAACAGAAGAAAAAAGAGAAAATGTTTATCAGCGTGCTCCCCGGCGAACAGGTGGAAGTAGCGCTGACTCAGGAAGGTCAGGTTATTGAGTATTACGTTGAAATGCTCCATCAGGCCAAGACCAAAGGTAACATTTACAAAGGTTACATTCACAACATAGATGCCGCGTTGCAGGCTGCTTTCATCAACTACGGGGCTGAACGTAACGGTTTCTTGCAGGTTGATGAGGTGCATCCTGAATACTATCAGGGCGTCTACAAGCTCAAGAAAGGACACCGCTATCCTCTGCTCCAGAAGGTGCTTAAGCCGGGACAGGAGATTTTTACGCAGGTGGTAAAGGAACCCACCGGCAAGAAGGGCGCGTTCCTTTCTTCGTATCTTTCTATTCCGGGCCGTTATTTCGTGCTCACTCCCGGACGGGAGCAGATCGGTATTTCCCGTAAGATTGAAGACGAAAAGGAACGCGAAAGACTTAAGGAACTCATCGAAGAGGTCAATCCCGGAGTCGGGGTGGGCGTTATCGTGCGTACCGCCAGCAAGGGCCAGAGCAAATCCGCCCTTCGTCGCGATTTTAAATTCCTGACCCGTCTTTGGAATGACATTCGCGAAAAGGGGCAGGACGCAAAGCCTCCGTCTCTCGTTTATGAGGAAATGGGTCTGGCTGCTCGTGCCGTGCGTGATTATTTGTCTTCCGATGTTGTTGAAATCTGGGTTGATGATCAGGAAACTCTGGAGCAGGTCAAGAAACTGGCAACTCTGTCTTTTCCCCGCCGTTCAAATCTGGTCAAGCTGCATTCCGATACCGACAAATCCCTTTGGGAGCGGTTTAATCTGGTCAGGCAGATTGAGCAGATTTATGGACGCGAGGTAAATCTGCCCTCCGGCGGACGCCTTGTCTTCGATCAGACCGAGGCCCTGACCGCAATCGACATTAACTCCGGTAAGATCGGCGGCGAACGCAATTTCAAGGAAATGGCGTTGAAGACCAACAAAGAAAGTGCTGAAATGATTGCCCGCCAACTCAAGCTGCGCGACCTCGGCGGTCAGGTGGTTATCGATTTCATTGAGATGAAAGATCCCAAGCATTGCCGCGAAGTGGAAAAGACCATGCGGGCCGCGCTTAAGGGTGACCGTGCTCGTACCGATGTGGGCCGAATCTCCCGTTTCGGGCTCATGGAGCTGGTCCGTCAGCGTCTGGGATCATCTGCGATTGCCGTTTCCACCGAGGCATGCCCCTGCTGTGACGGCACAGGCATCCGCCGCAATATGGAATGGCAGGCTATGCAGGCCCTTAAAGATATTTACCGCATGCTGCGTAAGCCCACCGCAGAGTCTCCACTGGTTTACGAGGCGGAAGAGGAACTGTCTCTTTACCTGCTTAATCACAAGCGCGATGCAATCATCGAGTACGAAAAGATGTTCGATACCAAGATTAATATCGAAATCCAGTGGAATGAATAA
- a CDS encoding addiction module protein: MIDLTTITDQALQLAPVQRAELIESLLASFDSRRKSIDSKWANEAESRIDAFEQGKIDSVSADDVFDCIGRQE, translated from the coding sequence ATGATTGATCTTACCACCATAACTGATCAGGCCCTACAGCTGGCACCGGTGCAGAGAGCCGAACTGATTGAGTCTTTGCTGGCAAGCTTTGATTCAAGACGTAAGTCCATTGACAGCAAATGGGCCAATGAAGCCGAAAGCCGGATAGACGCTTTTGAGCAGGGTAAAATTGATTCAGTTTCTGCAGATGATGTTTTTGACTGCATTGGGCGGCAGGAATAA
- a CDS encoding phosphomannomutase/phosphoglucomutase, translating into MKEIRKEIFRAYDIRGIVNQDFDEEWVERLGRACGTWFRSRGWDRAVVGHDCRHSSPAYQQAMGRGLNASGVDVLFLNLVPSPVFYFAAKKLDYKAGVMITASHNPPEFNGFKVWGNETTIHTDDIQEIYKIMESGSFVDGNGMVSYHDIVPFYLEDLLSGIKLKRPVKVVLDGGNGAGGHIALELLRRAGADVIPQYCEPDGDFPNHHPDPVVAEYMGDLFKAVVEHGAEVGIGLDGDADRIGAVDEKGNLVPGDRLLAVYAREMLERKPGETVVADVKCSHLFFNDVAEHGGKPLMARTGHSVMKAKMIETGAGLGGEMSGHIFFADRFYGFDDGLYSALRLLEILSNADIPLSGMWDEWPQTYFTPELRVEYPEEIKFKLVERAAEELARDYEVIDTDGVRVVFEGGWALVRASNTQAALTLRFEASSEEQLSEIKEAVESLLQRLAKELGA; encoded by the coding sequence ATGAAGGAAATCAGGAAAGAGATATTCAGGGCTTATGATATCCGTGGAATTGTGAATCAGGACTTTGATGAAGAATGGGTGGAGCGTTTGGGACGGGCCTGCGGTACATGGTTCCGCTCCCGGGGATGGGACCGGGCCGTGGTCGGTCATGACTGCCGGCACAGTTCCCCGGCCTACCAGCAGGCCATGGGACGTGGGCTCAATGCCTCCGGCGTTGATGTCCTATTTTTGAATCTGGTACCTTCCCCTGTTTTTTATTTTGCAGCGAAGAAATTGGATTACAAGGCGGGGGTTATGATCACTGCAAGCCATAATCCTCCAGAATTCAACGGCTTCAAGGTCTGGGGGAATGAGACAACAATACATACCGATGACATTCAGGAAATATACAAGATCATGGAGTCGGGCAGTTTTGTTGATGGAAACGGCATGGTCTCTTATCATGATATTGTCCCGTTTTATCTTGAAGATCTGCTTTCCGGCATTAAGCTCAAGCGCCCGGTGAAAGTTGTGCTTGATGGAGGAAACGGAGCCGGGGGCCATATTGCTCTCGAGCTGCTGCGCCGCGCCGGTGCTGACGTTATTCCCCAGTACTGCGAACCGGACGGAGATTTCCCCAACCATCATCCGGACCCGGTGGTTGCGGAATACATGGGTGATCTTTTCAAGGCGGTTGTCGAGCACGGTGCGGAAGTGGGGATCGGCCTTGACGGTGATGCCGACCGTATCGGTGCAGTGGATGAGAAGGGCAATCTTGTACCCGGAGACAGGCTTCTGGCAGTCTATGCCCGTGAAATGCTGGAACGCAAACCCGGTGAGACAGTTGTGGCCGATGTTAAATGCAGCCATCTTTTCTTCAATGATGTTGCCGAACACGGCGGCAAGCCGCTCATGGCCCGTACGGGACACTCGGTAATGAAAGCCAAGATGATTGAGACCGGGGCCGGACTGGGCGGTGAGATGAGCGGGCATATTTTCTTTGCCGACCGGTTTTACGGTTTTGATGACGGCCTTTATTCCGCTTTGCGCTTGCTGGAGATTCTTTCCAACGCAGATATTCCGCTTTCAGGAATGTGGGATGAATGGCCGCAAACTTATTTTACTCCGGAACTGCGTGTTGAATATCCCGAGGAAATCAAGTTCAAGCTGGTTGAAAGGGCAGCAGAGGAGCTTGCCAGAGATTATGAGGTTATAGACACAGATGGGGTGCGCGTTGTTTTTGAAGGCGGCTGGGCGCTTGTGCGGGCTTCAAACACACAGGCTGCATTGACTCTGCGCTTTGAAGCCTCTTCAGAGGAACAGCTTTCGGAAATCAAAGAGGCCGTGGAATCCCTGCTGCAGAGGCTGGCAAAGGAGCTTGGGGCTTAG
- a CDS encoding universal stress protein: protein MEKHLLVCVRTDYTASYAVRFIKDFFHSPCDVHITLFNVAPPKNSWSKGALTKGRQLLEETRQWFINHSFCEESKIDIKSMHSRGNTAREIVQEGHKGMYDAVILGRQAQSVVEEFFDYSVGSKVLWEEIDFPLWFCKCPVESPRKDVLLCVDEDAPSQRIADHVGFMLGDNPNHDITMLHVHNSKEKGATTSEDIFEITRGHLEGNGVASERINELVVDGDDVVKAVLEQVASKPYAAVAAGRGIHDKTAIEKLFPRSISVKLLQQLEGAALWVSQ, encoded by the coding sequence ATGGAAAAGCATCTTCTGGTTTGTGTTCGTACGGATTACACAGCTTCATATGCGGTCAGGTTTATAAAAGATTTTTTTCACTCACCATGTGATGTGCATATCACTCTCTTTAATGTAGCGCCTCCTAAGAACTCCTGGAGCAAAGGAGCACTGACAAAGGGACGGCAATTGTTGGAAGAGACCCGGCAATGGTTCATCAACCACAGCTTTTGCGAAGAAAGCAAGATTGACATAAAGAGTATGCATTCCCGTGGGAACACGGCCCGAGAGATAGTGCAGGAAGGGCACAAGGGCATGTATGATGCAGTCATTCTAGGTCGGCAGGCCCAGTCCGTGGTTGAGGAGTTCTTCGATTACAGCGTCGGTTCCAAGGTTCTCTGGGAGGAAATTGATTTTCCCCTCTGGTTCTGTAAATGCCCGGTGGAGAGTCCCCGTAAGGATGTGCTGCTTTGTGTTGACGAGGATGCCCCTTCGCAGAGAATTGCGGATCATGTGGGGTTTATGCTCGGGGATAACCCCAACCATGACATCACAATGCTCCATGTGCATAACTCCAAAGAGAAGGGTGCGACAACTTCGGAAGATATTTTTGAGATCACCCGCGGACACCTTGAAGGAAACGGCGTCGCTTCAGAACGCATTAATGAACTGGTTGTTGACGGGGATGATGTGGTCAAGGCCGTATTAGAGCAGGTAGCCAGTAAGCCTTATGCCGCTGTTGCCGCCGGACGGGGCATTCATGACAAGACCGCAATTGAAAAGCTTTTTCCCCGCTCGATTAGCGTGAAGTTGCTGCAGCAACTGGAAGGGGCTGCTTTGTGGGTTAGTCAGTAA
- a CDS encoding epoxyqueuosine reductase QueH: MSSKRILLHACCGPCSITTIDALRDQGFEVAAFFYNPNIHPLQEYLRRRDGFLEVCEKMNVKVIGRLDEYDSKKWFRNAAFREANRCFHCYADRLERTLSLAKRGGFDFYTTTLLYSKFQQHERIAELGKDMAGKSKCEFYYYDFREGWKEGIERSKEMGIYRQQYCGCLFSENERYEKELINS; this comes from the coding sequence ATGTCTTCTAAAAGAATACTCCTCCACGCCTGTTGCGGTCCTTGTTCCATCACCACTATCGATGCATTGCGTGATCAGGGCTTTGAAGTTGCCGCATTTTTTTACAATCCTAACATTCATCCCCTGCAGGAATACCTGCGCCGCCGGGACGGTTTTCTTGAAGTCTGCGAAAAGATGAATGTAAAGGTCATCGGCAGGCTTGATGAATACGATTCCAAAAAATGGTTCCGCAATGCGGCTTTCCGTGAAGCCAACCGCTGCTTTCATTGCTACGCTGATCGTTTGGAGCGGACCCTTTCCCTTGCCAAACGTGGCGGTTTCGACTTTTATACCACTACGTTGCTTTACAGCAAATTCCAGCAGCATGAACGCATTGCCGAGCTTGGAAAAGATATGGCCGGGAAAAGCAAGTGTGAATTTTACTACTACGATTTTCGCGAAGGTTGGAAAGAAGGGATTGAACGGTCCAAGGAAATGGGCATCTACCGCCAGCAGTATTGCGGTTGCCTGTTCAGCGAAAATGAGCGTTATGAAAAGGAGCTGATCAACTCTTAG
- the hemW gene encoding radical SAM family heme chaperone HemW: MGMPPAFFNAPLLRGDGSESRNLLVYIHVPFCKRKCNYCAFHSQPFEQVSFAWYMKTLLAEIELWGKRLKSPRIGTVYFGGGTPSLISPFQLELIMDALRKHFTFTKGMEITLEANPDSANDISYFKALYDMGINRLSLGFQSLDDRNLEILGRPHSARQATEAYYLARKAGFGNISIDLIWGLPRQKVKDWNNELKAVVHLKPEHMSCYGLSIEPGTVFGQRAEDLDMELPPEGEQARMFIYGAEYLESMGYIQYEISNFARMGFMSRHNQGYWDRMDYLGLGPSAVSTIGNRRFTNPRYMDEYDAAVRGGFVGDDFEELTDEIKAQELIMLCLRTTKGLKLSDYTELTGRDLTKEKGSIIKALHQNGLIRMSAGYLRLTKNGMLVSNSILESLAFS, translated from the coding sequence ATGGGAATGCCCCCGGCTTTTTTTAATGCTCCGCTGCTGCGTGGAGACGGCAGTGAGTCCAGAAACCTTCTGGTCTACATTCATGTGCCTTTCTGTAAACGCAAATGCAACTATTGCGCTTTTCACTCCCAGCCTTTTGAGCAGGTCAGTTTTGCATGGTACATGAAGACCCTGTTGGCCGAGATTGAACTCTGGGGCAAGAGATTAAAGAGTCCGCGTATCGGCACGGTATATTTCGGTGGGGGAACCCCCAGCCTGATTTCTCCTTTTCAGCTTGAGCTGATCATGGACGCGCTGCGCAAACACTTTACTTTTACCAAGGGGATGGAAATAACCCTTGAGGCCAACCCCGATTCCGCAAATGATATTTCATATTTCAAAGCCCTCTACGATATGGGTATCAATAGGCTCAGCCTCGGTTTTCAGTCTCTTGATGACCGTAACCTTGAAATTCTTGGACGTCCGCATTCCGCAAGGCAGGCAACGGAAGCCTATTATCTGGCCCGTAAAGCCGGGTTCGGCAATATCAGCATTGACCTGATCTGGGGGCTGCCGCGCCAGAAAGTCAAGGATTGGAACAATGAATTAAAAGCTGTGGTCCATCTTAAACCGGAGCATATGTCCTGTTACGGGCTGTCTATTGAGCCGGGGACTGTTTTCGGGCAACGGGCTGAAGATCTTGATATGGAACTGCCCCCTGAAGGGGAACAGGCCCGTATGTTTATTTACGGGGCTGAATATCTGGAATCCATGGGTTACATCCAGTATGAGATTTCGAACTTTGCGCGTATGGGTTTTATGTCCCGTCACAATCAGGGATATTGGGACCGCATGGATTATCTTGGACTGGGCCCGTCAGCAGTCTCCACAATCGGCAACCGCAGATTTACCAATCCTCGCTACATGGATGAATATGATGCTGCTGTCAGGGGTGGCTTTGTCGGGGATGATTTTGAGGAACTCACCGATGAAATCAAGGCTCAGGAACTTATCATGCTCTGCCTGAGGACAACAAAAGGCCTAAAGCTATCCGATTATACGGAACTTACCGGACGCGACCTGACCAAGGAAAAAGGGTCAATCATCAAGGCCCTGCATCAGAACGGACTTATCCGTATGAGTGCAGGCTATCTGCGCCTGACCAAGAACGGCATGCTGGTTTCAAATTCTATTTTGGAGTCCCTTGCGTTCAGTTAG
- a CDS encoding tRNA (adenine-N1)-methyltransferase produces MLDAGQLILLVNPKGKRYLRTLNAGEEIHTHDGMMYTDNILAAGYGKVVETHLGHKYQILKPTIYDIIKGLKRQTQIMYPKEISYLLLKLGIGPGTRVVESGSGSGGLTTALAYYVGDTGKVYTHEKRPEFYKLVRKNLEWAGLEHRVEQFNLNIEDGFLASDCDALFLDVPNPWDYLHHIPKAVIPGAMCGFLLPTTNQVSDLLKAMEDMPFEEQEVCEILIRHYKPVAERLRPEDRMVAHTGYLVFARNMAGCEMSVEPPKKKRENRGKPAADKYHVDRKDMIHAKKDVEEAGTEEAKPAESSDEEKAE; encoded by the coding sequence ATGCTTGACGCAGGACAACTAATTTTGCTCGTAAACCCCAAAGGCAAGCGCTATCTGCGCACCCTCAACGCCGGGGAAGAAATACATACACATGACGGCATGATGTATACCGACAACATCCTCGCCGCCGGGTACGGAAAGGTTGTGGAAACCCATCTGGGCCACAAATACCAAATCCTTAAACCCACTATCTACGATATCATCAAAGGCCTCAAACGCCAGACCCAGATCATGTACCCCAAAGAGATCAGCTACCTGCTGCTCAAGCTGGGTATCGGTCCCGGAACTCGCGTAGTGGAATCCGGCTCCGGCTCAGGAGGCCTGACCACCGCCCTCGCCTACTACGTAGGTGATACCGGTAAGGTCTACACCCACGAAAAACGCCCCGAATTTTATAAGCTGGTCCGCAAAAATCTCGAATGGGCCGGACTTGAACACCGCGTTGAACAGTTCAACCTGAACATTGAAGACGGCTTCCTCGCCAGCGATTGTGACGCCCTCTTCCTCGACGTACCGAACCCATGGGATTACCTGCACCACATTCCCAAAGCAGTAATCCCCGGTGCAATGTGCGGCTTCCTGCTGCCGACTACCAATCAGGTCAGCGACCTGCTCAAGGCTATGGAAGATATGCCCTTCGAAGAACAGGAAGTCTGCGAAATCCTGATCCGCCACTACAAACCCGTGGCCGAACGCCTGCGCCCCGAAGACCGCATGGTAGCCCACACCGGATACCTCGTCTTTGCCCGCAACATGGCCGGCTGCGAAATGAGCGTGGAACCGCCCAAGAAAAAGCGTGAGAATCGCGGCAAACCAGCTGCTGATAAGTATCATGTAGACCGCAAGGACATGATTCACGCCAAAAAGGATGTTGAAGAAGCTGGAACCGAAGAAGCTAAACCAGCTGAATCTTCTGACGAGGAAAAGGCTGAATAA